The following are from one region of the Chiloscyllium punctatum isolate Juve2018m chromosome 24, sChiPun1.3, whole genome shotgun sequence genome:
- the LOC140494659 gene encoding uncharacterized protein isoform X1, which produces MLQQCDISNKRYRALWSVDLIKSHEALLNAARRDAVILLKSIGNASKQWISRPSNILLLYYRWKWADALNDIVNLYRRWNGTESAEATNSITTLRHNWSGKVYELHRKGVTDIELNSIEQQHVKFISEFIYLQKKNLRHAAVTTEELIHMHNKESQTVGSCISESSAESLFCVFPESLVCLEMFCKDVLELSEELYKNSVHVLESNGTVLPDPDQEWWKINLPDWMQYINQVLPALEDTIISIQNITHQFLEYFKTTSIACSLKSHPDMGYYISDYSFKEAYMKKVWHL; this is translated from the exons ATGTTGCAGCAGTGTGATATTTCCAACAAGCGATACCGGGCGCTCTGGTCAGTGGATTTAATCAAAAGTCACGAAGCCTTGCTCAACGCAGCCCGGAGAGATGCTGTCATCTTGCTCAAATCAATTGGAAATGCATCCAAACAGTGGATCAGCAGACCTTCCAATATCCTGCTCCTGTACTACCGCTGGAAGTGGGCTGATGCTCTTAATGACATTGTCAATTTGTACCGAAG ATGGAATGGTACAGAGTCCGCAGAAGCAACCAATAGCATCACCACTCTTCGGCACAACTGGAGCGGAAAAGTATATGAGCTCCATCGAAAAGGTGTTACTGATATTGAACTGAATTCTATTGAGCAGCAACATGTGAAATTTATCTCAGAATTTATATATTTACAGAAAAAAAATTTACGCCATGCAGCGGTCACCACTGAG GAACTGATACACATGCATAACAAAGAAAGCCAAACCGTTGGGAGCTGTATTTCTGAATCCAGTGCTG AGTCCTTATTCTGCGTGTTTCCAGAATCACTGGTCTGTTTGGAAATGTTCTGCAAAGATGTTTTGGAGCTCTCAGAGGAATTATACAAGAACTCTGTCCATGTCCTGGAGTCAAATGGAACAGTTCTGCCTGATCCTGATCAGGAATGGTGGAAAATAAATCTTCCAGATTGGATGCAGTACATCAATCAGGTCTTGCCTGCATTAGAGGACACAATTATTAGTATTCAGAACATAACACATCAGTTTCTGGAATATTTTAAAACAACTTCTATTGCTTGTAGCCTGAAGAGTCATCCTGACATGGGGTACTACATCAGTGACTACAGTTTTAAAGAGGCATATATGAAGAAAGTGTGGCACTTGTAA
- the LOC140494659 gene encoding uncharacterized protein isoform X2, which produces MMKAKETLKEWTRQETIANKRWNGTESAEATNSITTLRHNWSGKVYELHRKGVTDIELNSIEQQHVKFISEFIYLQKKNLRHAAVTTEELIHMHNKESQTVGSCISESSAESLFCVFPESLVCLEMFCKDVLELSEELYKNSVHVLESNGTVLPDPDQEWWKINLPDWMQYINQVLPALEDTIISIQNITHQFLEYFKTTSIACSLKSHPDMGYYISDYSFKEAYMKKVWHL; this is translated from the exons ATGATGAAGGCAAAGGAGACGCTGAAGGAGTGGACACGTCAGGAAACAATTGCAAACAAAAG ATGGAATGGTACAGAGTCCGCAGAAGCAACCAATAGCATCACCACTCTTCGGCACAACTGGAGCGGAAAAGTATATGAGCTCCATCGAAAAGGTGTTACTGATATTGAACTGAATTCTATTGAGCAGCAACATGTGAAATTTATCTCAGAATTTATATATTTACAGAAAAAAAATTTACGCCATGCAGCGGTCACCACTGAG GAACTGATACACATGCATAACAAAGAAAGCCAAACCGTTGGGAGCTGTATTTCTGAATCCAGTGCTG AGTCCTTATTCTGCGTGTTTCCAGAATCACTGGTCTGTTTGGAAATGTTCTGCAAAGATGTTTTGGAGCTCTCAGAGGAATTATACAAGAACTCTGTCCATGTCCTGGAGTCAAATGGAACAGTTCTGCCTGATCCTGATCAGGAATGGTGGAAAATAAATCTTCCAGATTGGATGCAGTACATCAATCAGGTCTTGCCTGCATTAGAGGACACAATTATTAGTATTCAGAACATAACACATCAGTTTCTGGAATATTTTAAAACAACTTCTATTGCTTGTAGCCTGAAGAGTCATCCTGACATGGGGTACTACATCAGTGACTACAGTTTTAAAGAGGCATATATGAAGAAAGTGTGGCACTTGTAA